Proteins from a single region of Allofrancisella inopinata:
- a CDS encoding capsule biosynthesis protein, giving the protein MDQENNTLQKLYLFGFSKWKHNFVRSFLKEYDPKQIFFINPLFFWTPHYRKAIKKGLDKDSQIFIWGRKEFPEVEEFVKVNNINITRVEDGFIRSINLGSNFTRPYSLVFDNVGIYFDATKPSRLENLLNSYDFDKRILHEAEQLRKKILDSKLSKYNKASHKKLELPSSRVKILVPGQVEDDASIRYGGNSMANLELLKQVRQNNPNAYILFKPHPDVISGNRIGKLSQKDALNYCDAVITNISVSSCLQEIDEVHTITSLVGFEGLLHGKKVVTYGMPFYAGWGITDDRISCERRKRKLTLEELVAGAYILYPKYLCPKTLDFCQPSVLIDELKKQREKLEQNKLLSFCKIKFYNYFAKLLHVLTIKTKVTRNRG; this is encoded by the coding sequence ATGGATCAAGAAAATAATACTCTGCAAAAGCTCTATCTATTTGGTTTTTCTAAATGGAAACATAATTTTGTTCGCTCTTTTCTAAAGGAATATGATCCTAAGCAAATATTTTTTATTAACCCTTTGTTTTTTTGGACACCACATTATAGAAAAGCGATTAAAAAAGGTCTAGATAAAGATAGTCAAATATTTATATGGGGTAGAAAAGAGTTTCCTGAGGTAGAAGAGTTTGTAAAAGTAAACAATATTAATATTACAAGAGTCGAAGATGGTTTTATTCGTTCTATTAACCTTGGTTCTAATTTTACAAGACCATATTCTTTAGTCTTTGATAACGTTGGCATATATTTTGATGCTACTAAGCCAAGTAGATTAGAAAATCTCCTAAACAGTTATGATTTTGATAAAAGGATTTTACATGAAGCAGAACAACTGCGTAAAAAAATATTAGATAGTAAATTATCTAAGTACAATAAGGCTAGCCATAAAAAGCTAGAATTACCCAGTAGTAGGGTTAAGATATTAGTGCCTGGACAGGTTGAGGATGACGCTTCAATCCGTTATGGAGGAAATAGTATGGCAAATTTGGAATTATTAAAGCAGGTGCGACAAAATAACCCTAATGCATATATACTTTTTAAACCACACCCTGATGTGATAAGTGGAAATAGAATAGGTAAACTTTCTCAGAAAGATGCTCTAAACTACTGTGATGCTGTGATAACAAATATAAGTGTCTCTTCCTGCTTGCAGGAAATTGATGAGGTACATACTATAACTTCTTTAGTAGGTTTTGAAGGATTATTACATGGTAAGAAAGTTGTAACTTATGGTATGCCTTTTTATGCTGGTTGGGGAATTACTGATGATAGAATTTCTTGTGAAAGGAGAAAAAGAAAATTAACACTAGAAGAGTTAGTAGCAGGAGCTTATATTTTGTATCCAAAATACCTATGTCCCAAGACTTTAGATTTTTGTCAACCTAGTGTTTTAATAGATGAGTTAAAAAAGCAAAGAGAAAAGCTAGAACAGAATAAGTTATTGTCTTTTTGTAAAATTAAGTTCTATAATTACTTTGCTAAATTGCTTCATGTCTTAACTATAAAAACTAAAGTAACTAGAAATAGAGGTTGA
- a CDS encoding type II toxin-antitoxin system HicB family antitoxin: protein MNNLIKHKGYYGSVEFDEESMVFYGQIQFIRSLISYEAENAKELVDSFHSAVDEYLEDCKERGVEPEKAFRGTLNVRLGTDLHEKVAIAASNMGTSINDFIKQSLNKSTA from the coding sequence ATGAATAACCTAATAAAGCATAAAGGATATTATGGCTCTGTTGAGTTTGATGAAGAAAGCATGGTTTTTTATGGTCAAATTCAATTCATTAGAAGCCTTATATCTTATGAGGCTGAAAATGCTAAAGAGTTAGTAGATAGCTTTCATAGTGCTGTAGATGAGTATCTAGAAGATTGTAAAGAAAGAGGAGTTGAGCCTGAAAAAGCTTTCAGGGGTACTTTAAATGTTAGGCTTGGTACTGATCTGCATGAAAAAGTAGCTATAGCAGCTAGTAATATGGGTACTAGTATTAATGATTTTATCAAACAATCTCTTAATAAAAGTACTGCTTAA
- a CDS encoding type II toxin-antitoxin system YafQ family toxin, with protein sequence MLEVFETKRFLKSYKKIKHKKKILEELQKAIKFLITQQEIPKKYKDHELKGKFSGIRELHLGYDDLLLYFVINEEKKLVLVDIGTHAHTLNI encoded by the coding sequence GTGTTAGAAGTCTTTGAAACTAAGAGATTTCTTAAGAGTTATAAAAAGATAAAGCACAAAAAGAAAATCTTAGAAGAATTACAAAAAGCGATTAAATTTTTAATAACACAACAAGAAATACCTAAAAAATACAAAGATCATGAGCTTAAAGGAAAATTCTCTGGCATTAGAGAACTACATTTAGGATACGATGATTTACTCCTATATTTTGTAATTAATGAAGAAAAGAAATTAGTATTAGTAGATATAGGAACTCACGCACATACATTAAATATCTAA
- a CDS encoding type II toxin-antitoxin system RelB/DinJ family antitoxin: MSTVRTNISLDNDLKLKATEVASTLGLSFSGLVRLLLSKTVNKNKLTGLEQGMLDYINGDVEISSGEEFLAKLRKDIDKC, from the coding sequence ATGAGCACAGTAAGAACAAACATTTCTCTAGATAATGATTTAAAGCTAAAAGCTACAGAAGTAGCTTCTACATTGGGTTTATCTTTTTCTGGCCTAGTCAGATTACTCTTATCAAAAACAGTTAATAAAAATAAACTAACTGGTCTAGAACAAGGCATGTTAGATTATATTAACGGAGACGTAGAAATATCTTCTGGTGAAGAGTTTCTAGCAAAGCTTCGAAAGGATATAGATAAGTGTTAG
- a CDS encoding capsule polysaccharide transporter: MSLQNIIIGLKLLKMLYSYRYYINNFLQLFYKSKFAGWGRKKTGRLALWCYRRFGGSVRLLEDGFIRSIGLGIDNSPSFSLVEDDVGIYYDATTPSKLENILNSYDFAQDKDLMLKAQNAISLLKKHNISKYNNAQDVDKDFCKKYGLGYRDSRSESGMMEKVSASMNEIPGSSPKMTACSGNDVEILNQVQDDILHKKKNILIIAQTAGDSSLEYGLANQFSTDDMIEAAIAENPDAKIYLKIHPDVLSGKKASDIDIHNIDSRVTIISENINPVSLLKYFDKVYTKTSGMGFEALLVGCECVCFGMPYYAGWGITDDRILCERRKRKLSVEEVFAAAYILYTRYVNPYTKKEIDIIETIQTIVKLRNS; encoded by the coding sequence ATGAGTTTACAAAATATCATAATAGGACTTAAATTGCTTAAAATGTTATATAGTTATCGTTACTACATCAATAATTTTTTACAACTTTTTTATAAGAGCAAATTTGCTGGTTGGGGACGTAAAAAAACAGGCCGTTTAGCTTTATGGTGTTATAGAAGATTCGGTGGTTCTGTTAGGCTTCTTGAAGACGGCTTTATCCGTTCCATAGGTCTTGGTATTGATAATAGTCCTAGTTTTAGCTTAGTAGAAGATGATGTTGGTATTTACTACGATGCTACAACTCCTAGCAAATTAGAAAATATTTTAAACTCCTATGATTTTGCACAAGATAAGGATCTTATGCTCAAGGCGCAAAATGCTATATCTTTGTTGAAAAAACATAATATATCTAAATATAATAATGCACAGGATGTAGATAAAGATTTCTGTAAAAAATATGGGTTAGGTTATAGAGATTCCCGATCGGAGTCGGGAATGATGGAAAAAGTGAGTGCATCGATGAATGAGATCCCCGGATCAAGTCCGAAGATGACTGCTTGTTCGGGTAATGATGTAGAGATTCTGAATCAAGTTCAGGATGATATATTACACAAGAAAAAAAATATTCTCATTATAGCTCAAACAGCTGGAGATAGTAGTCTTGAGTACGGTTTAGCAAATCAGTTCTCAACAGATGATATGATTGAAGCTGCAATTGCAGAAAATCCTGATGCTAAGATATATCTAAAAATTCACCCAGATGTGTTAAGTGGTAAAAAAGCCTCTGATATAGATATTCATAATATTGATAGTAGAGTAACTATTATTTCAGAAAATATAAATCCTGTCTCGCTACTTAAATATTTTGATAAAGTTTATACAAAAACATCAGGTATGGGTTTTGAAGCTTTATTGGTCGGCTGTGAATGCGTGTGTTTTGGTATGCCATATTATGCCGGTTGGGGAATTACAGATGATAGAATCTTGTGTGAGAGAAGAAAAAGGAAGTTATCTGTTGAAGAAGTTTTTGCAGCTGCATACATTCTGTATACTCGTTATGTAAATCCATATACTAAAAAAGAAATAGACATAATCGAAACTATACAAACTATAGTTAAACTAAGAAATAGCTAA
- a CDS encoding glycosyltransferase: MIILDASPRKYLDIGKSYQNVKLFNVEATKAFSPAITRNECIKYAKYDYLFFFDVDLDFDSQFLSKLKREVLYKLKRDSDFLMIPCYYLSRNGTSIFESSKSREIMLDIKESFLLGDNEYVDRLAINTSAIVLRKSHFINIGMFNHDFFSHGCEDFELLHRLFSIRPHIKRDHDYYVDNVSQFVGNYKGFRRYMASFSLPYLFSDLALVHRWHERPLFNKFYLNRVKNEKLLELKMKYHDSKKDFLGMKLWLSDLSIDYDSFIKRLLESNGYDTNKYIGLYRFKKGVVVNRVKGARIRKLITRPKQYFKDAFKK, from the coding sequence TTGATTATTTTAGACGCAAGTCCTAGAAAATACTTAGATATAGGTAAAAGTTATCAAAATGTTAAATTGTTTAATGTAGAGGCTACTAAAGCGTTCTCACCTGCAATAACTAGAAATGAATGTATAAAATATGCTAAATATGATTATTTATTCTTTTTTGATGTAGATCTTGATTTTGATAGTCAATTTCTAAGTAAATTAAAAAGAGAAGTTTTATATAAGCTTAAACGAGATTCTGACTTTTTAATGATTCCTTGTTACTATTTATCAAGAAATGGAACATCTATATTTGAATCTTCTAAATCTAGAGAGATTATGCTAGATATAAAAGAATCATTTCTTTTAGGAGATAATGAATATGTAGACAGGTTAGCTATAAATACTTCAGCAATTGTTCTTAGGAAGAGTCATTTTATAAATATTGGTATGTTCAATCATGATTTTTTTAGTCATGGATGTGAAGATTTTGAGTTACTTCATAGATTATTCTCTATTAGACCACATATCAAGAGAGATCATGATTACTATGTTGATAATGTGTCACAATTCGTTGGTAACTATAAAGGTTTTAGGAGGTATATGGCTTCATTTTCTTTACCTTATCTATTTAGTGATTTAGCTCTTGTTCATAGGTGGCATGAAAGGCCTTTATTTAATAAGTTTTATTTAAATAGAGTCAAAAATGAGAAGCTTTTAGAGTTAAAAATGAAATATCATGACAGTAAAAAAGATTTTTTAGGTATGAAATTATGGTTAAGTGATTTATCTATAGATTATGATAGTTTTATAAAAAGATTGCTTGAAAGTAATGGTTATGACACTAATAAGTATATTGGATTATATAGGTTCAAGAAAGGAGTTGTAGTTAATAGAGTAAAAGGAGCAAGGATTAGAAAATTAATTACTAGACCAAAACAGTATTTTAAAGATGCATTTAAGAAATAA
- a CDS encoding HAD family hydrolase, with the protein MIRNIIFDFDGVILDSVSVKTQAYRDLFKKFDKKVVDRMISYHERHGGVSRYLKVKYFFNQLLGEGISDEDVVMYANRYSELTKQELSQKKYLIRDTVDFIKRNQNKYNMHVASAADHNDLICICKELEIVGYFKSIQGSPKLKSDIIKEILLENKYQNQETVLIGDSINDYEAAEKNDITFYGYNNLSLKDKCNYIYDFKEADI; encoded by the coding sequence TTGATTAGGAATATCATATTTGATTTTGATGGAGTAATACTCGATTCTGTATCAGTTAAAACCCAAGCTTACAGAGATTTATTTAAAAAATTTGATAAAAAAGTAGTTGATCGCATGATTTCTTATCATGAACGTCATGGAGGAGTATCTAGATATTTAAAAGTGAAATACTTTTTTAATCAATTGTTAGGAGAAGGTATCTCTGATGAAGATGTTGTGATGTATGCAAATAGATATTCAGAGCTTACAAAACAAGAGCTTTCACAGAAGAAATACCTTATTAGAGATACCGTTGATTTTATAAAAAGAAATCAAAATAAATATAACATGCATGTGGCTTCGGCAGCAGATCATAATGATTTAATATGTATTTGTAAAGAATTAGAGATTGTAGGTTATTTTAAATCAATACAAGGGTCACCTAAGTTAAAATCAGATATTATAAAAGAGATCTTATTAGAAAATAAGTATCAAAATCAAGAAACAGTTTTGATAGGTGATAGTATCAATGATTATGAGGCTGCAGAAAAAAATGATATAACGTTTTATGGATATAACAACCTATCACTAAAAGATAAATGTAATTATATATACGATTTCAAGGAAGCGGATATATGA
- a CDS encoding YhcH/YjgK/YiaL family protein — protein sequence MAIYGTFDSIKEQVVDQRFKTAFNYVQEALTEGSEVRNRLLSHSSGTFLKVDLDKDNLALEQVYDTKERQECFFESHLKYIDVQVILDGEEVIEIDDIKTFTINGEYNDSIDLVKYKDMPNSTPLTMKKGYVSIFFPSDAHMPCIKNKCSQKVIKTVVKVKI from the coding sequence ATGGCTATATATGGAACTTTTGATTCTATTAAAGAACAAGTAGTGGATCAGAGATTTAAAACAGCTTTTAATTATGTACAAGAAGCTTTGACAGAGGGTAGTGAGGTTAGAAATAGGTTATTGTCTCATTCAAGTGGAACTTTCCTTAAGGTAGATCTAGATAAAGATAATTTAGCCTTAGAGCAAGTTTATGATACGAAAGAAAGGCAAGAGTGTTTTTTTGAATCTCATTTAAAGTATATAGATGTTCAAGTTATATTGGATGGTGAAGAAGTTATAGAGATTGATGATATTAAGACCTTTACTATTAATGGGGAATATAATGATAGTATCGATTTAGTTAAATACAAAGATATGCCAAATTCGACACCGTTAACTATGAAAAAAGGCTATGTTTCTATATTTTTCCCAAGTGATGCTCATATGCCTTGTATTAAGAATAAATGTAGTCAAAAAGTTATTAAAACGGTTGTGAAGGTGAAAATTTGA
- a CDS encoding cyclase family protein, producing MSRHIYLSYILDENTPSYGNRNSFVVNKNADMSKGDPVNDTSISTTVHMGTHIDMPYHFFENGQTIIDFDIDFFDSKKVLFIEIKPQDLIIKGDLIERLEQISNKQDCEFLIVKTGICYERSESKFWESNYGFDPSVAIYLRENYPNIRIIGFDSISVSSFQNRILGRVAHKEFLSPESPILLLEDMDLREVNENMKFDRVTIAPMRIANSDGLPCTVIAEVR from the coding sequence ATGAGTAGACATATTTACTTATCTTATATTCTAGATGAAAACACTCCAAGCTATGGTAATAGAAATAGCTTTGTAGTTAATAAAAATGCAGATATGTCTAAAGGCGATCCTGTTAATGATACTAGTATTTCGACTACTGTACACATGGGGACACATATTGATATGCCATATCATTTTTTTGAAAATGGTCAGACAATTATTGATTTTGATATAGACTTCTTTGATTCAAAAAAAGTTCTTTTTATAGAGATAAAACCACAAGATTTAATAATAAAAGGTGATTTGATTGAAAGGTTAGAGCAAATTTCAAATAAGCAAGATTGTGAATTTTTAATAGTTAAAACAGGGATTTGTTATGAGAGGTCAGAGTCTAAGTTTTGGGAGTCAAACTATGGCTTTGATCCATCTGTGGCTATATATCTAAGAGAAAATTATCCTAATATTCGTATTATTGGTTTTGATAGTATTTCAGTCTCTAGTTTTCAGAATAGAATACTTGGGCGTGTAGCGCATAAAGAATTTTTATCTCCAGAGTCGCCGATTTTATTGTTGGAGGATATGGATTTAAGAGAAGTTAATGAAAATATGAAATTTGATCGAGTTACTATTGCTCCTATGAGAATAGCTAATAGTGATGGTTTGCCATGTACTGTTATTGCGGAGGTAAGATAA
- a CDS encoding NAD-dependent epimerase/dehydratase family protein — protein MRKKVVVFGGCGFIGTYLIQKLFDEGYNVVAADINQSVHVADEFFVECDILDKQRVFDITEGAFIVYNFAGIANLDDAVETPVETLNLNVMGNLNVLEACRIHNVKRMVYASSAYAMSDKGSFYGISKLTSEKLVEEYYKKYGLEFTIIRYGSVYGERDYRNNYIYNLLKKAYLSNEINHQGDGDEYREYIHAIDVAKLSIEIIQSDKYINQHIILTGVERMKRKELFDMINEMIGGNLRITLRSDGYLNHYKTTPYSFLPTRSKKLVANPYVDMGQGLIDCLEDIERNYGARNYE, from the coding sequence ATGCGTAAAAAAGTAGTTGTTTTTGGAGGATGTGGGTTTATAGGAACTTATTTAATACAAAAGCTTTTTGACGAAGGTTATAATGTTGTAGCTGCAGATATAAACCAGTCAGTGCACGTGGCTGATGAATTTTTTGTTGAGTGTGATATTTTAGATAAGCAGCGAGTTTTTGATATAACAGAAGGTGCTTTCATTGTTTATAATTTTGCAGGTATTGCAAACCTTGATGATGCAGTTGAGACCCCCGTAGAAACTTTAAATTTAAACGTTATGGGAAACTTAAATGTATTAGAAGCATGTAGAATTCATAATGTTAAAAGGATGGTTTATGCTAGTAGTGCTTATGCTATGAGTGATAAAGGATCCTTTTACGGTATAAGTAAACTGACTTCTGAGAAATTAGTTGAAGAATACTATAAGAAATATGGTTTAGAATTTACTATTATTAGATATGGTTCTGTTTATGGAGAAAGGGATTACCGTAATAACTACATATATAACTTATTAAAAAAAGCTTACTTAAGCAATGAGATAAACCATCAAGGTGATGGAGATGAGTATAGAGAATATATTCATGCAATAGATGTCGCTAAGCTATCTATAGAAATTATTCAGTCTGATAAATATATTAATCAACATATAATATTGACAGGCGTTGAAAGAATGAAGAGAAAAGAGCTCTTTGATATGATCAATGAGATGATAGGAGGAAATTTGAGAATTACTCTTAGAAGTGATGGTTACTTAAACCATTACAAAACAACCCCATATTCTTTTTTACCAACGAGAAGTAAAAAATTAGTTGCTAACCCGTACGTTGATATGGGACAAGGTCTCATTGATTGTCTAGAAGATATTGAGAGAAATTATGGGGCTAGAAATTATGAGTAG
- a CDS encoding phosphoglycerate dehydrogenase, with product MKVLVSTHPFSTTSNKPFELLKHYGFDVRLNPFNHKIATKELVKEIKDADILIAGTEKITEEVLKNAPNLKLISRVGIGLDGVDFDLCKKYGIKVAYTPDAPTIAVAELCVGMILDLARQITAANNRMAKKIWERHMGTLLYGKTIGILGLGRIGKSLAHLLSSFNVKLLAHDLSPDLAFGNLYNIHFVSKEELLQSSDIVSVNVPLKQDTLNYIAFNELSLMKSSAFLINTARGGIVNESDLYSILQSKQIAGAAVDVFEEEPYRGELINLDNCILTSHMGASTIDSRTDMEIQAVEEAIRFKKNEPLLNEVFENA from the coding sequence ATGAAAGTTCTTGTGTCAACACACCCATTTTCAACAACATCGAATAAGCCTTTTGAGTTATTAAAGCATTATGGCTTTGATGTTAGGTTAAATCCATTTAATCATAAGATAGCAACAAAAGAATTAGTAAAAGAAATTAAAGATGCCGATATCTTGATAGCTGGTACAGAAAAAATAACGGAAGAGGTTTTAAAAAACGCACCAAATTTAAAACTTATTTCAAGAGTTGGTATAGGTCTTGATGGTGTGGATTTTGACTTATGTAAAAAGTATGGAATAAAAGTTGCGTATACACCAGATGCCCCTACCATAGCCGTTGCAGAACTTTGTGTAGGAATGATTCTTGATTTAGCTAGACAAATTACAGCAGCTAATAATAGAATGGCAAAAAAAATCTGGGAGAGGCATATGGGAACTTTACTGTATGGTAAGACTATAGGTATTCTAGGTCTTGGTCGTATAGGCAAAAGCTTAGCTCATTTGCTGTCATCATTTAATGTTAAATTATTAGCTCATGATTTAAGTCCTGATTTGGCTTTTGGTAATTTATATAATATACACTTTGTTAGTAAAGAAGAATTATTACAATCTAGTGATATTGTTTCAGTCAATGTCCCTCTTAAACAGGATACTTTAAACTATATTGCATTTAATGAACTATCTTTGATGAAATCAAGCGCTTTTTTAATAAATACAGCACGAGGTGGCATAGTTAATGAGAGTGATTTATATTCTATTTTACAGTCAAAACAAATAGCAGGTGCTGCGGTAGATGTTTTTGAAGAAGAGCCGTATAGGGGAGAGTTGATAAATTTAGATAATTGTATATTAACTTCTCATATGGGAGCTAGTACTATAGATAGTCGCACAGATATGGAAATTCAAGCTGTTGAAGAAGCTATAAGATTTAAAAAAAATGAACCACTATTAAACGAGGTATTTGAAAATGCGTAA
- a CDS encoding HpcH/HpaI aldolase family protein, producing the protein MSLKQKLKNNELTIGSWIMMNSAMSIEVMALAGFEWLVIDIEHTSIDLETAQVLIRTTQANNMKALVRVSKNEEVIIKRILDMGADGIIVPMVCSKDEAKQAVNYAKYPPFGKRGVGLYRSSGYGTSFEEYKKWVDEELVIIAQIEHIDAVESIDEILAVEGIDGTIIGPYDLSGSMGCPGAFERDDVKAAVQKVLDRSKAAKMPSGFHVVDTDPLKLQQKIDQGCTFLAYGIDYFFMRDAAINGMRKLRYKGLI; encoded by the coding sequence ATGAGCTTAAAACAGAAATTAAAAAATAATGAGCTAACTATTGGCTCATGGATTATGATGAATAGTGCTATGAGTATTGAAGTTATGGCATTAGCGGGATTTGAGTGGCTAGTTATTGATATAGAGCACACATCAATTGATTTAGAGACAGCTCAAGTTTTGATCAGAACTACTCAAGCTAATAACATGAAAGCACTTGTACGCGTTAGTAAAAATGAAGAAGTTATTATTAAAAGAATTCTTGATATGGGAGCCGATGGGATAATAGTTCCAATGGTTTGCTCAAAAGATGAAGCTAAACAAGCTGTAAACTATGCTAAATATCCTCCATTTGGTAAGAGAGGAGTTGGCTTATATCGTTCTTCAGGTTATGGTACCTCTTTTGAAGAATATAAAAAATGGGTTGATGAAGAGCTTGTTATTATTGCACAAATAGAGCATATAGATGCAGTTGAGAGTATAGATGAAATTTTAGCTGTGGAAGGCATTGATGGTACTATAATTGGCCCTTATGATTTGTCGGGGTCAATGGGGTGTCCTGGTGCTTTTGAGCGTGATGATGTTAAAGCTGCAGTGCAAAAAGTATTAGATAGAAGTAAAGCAGCAAAAATGCCATCAGGATTTCACGTTGTAGATACAGATCCATTAAAACTTCAGCAAAAGATTGATCAAGGCTGTACATTTTTAGCTTATGGTATAGATTATTTCTTTATGAGAGATGCTGCTATTAACGGTATGAGAAAATTAAGATATAAGGGGCTAATATGA
- a CDS encoding cytidylyltransferase domain-containing protein: MKKIKALLPMKGTSERVPNKNMRLFDGAPLYHAVMNSLLSCKYIDKVVINTDSDVIAKDAKDNFGDRVIIVDRPVAIQGGDVSMNIIIGYDLNILEGEHFLQTHSTNPLLKSETIDKAIESYFEGLSEYDSVFGVTKVQTRFYDKDANPINHNPQELLRTQDLEPMYEENSNFYIFSKYSFKNAGKKRIGIKPQIFEVNKLESLDIDEPEDFVLAELLYKNKGLI; the protein is encoded by the coding sequence ATGAAGAAAATAAAAGCTTTATTACCTATGAAAGGTACTTCAGAAAGGGTGCCGAATAAGAACATGAGATTATTTGATGGAGCTCCACTGTATCATGCGGTTATGAATTCACTTTTATCTTGTAAGTATATTGATAAAGTTGTTATCAACACAGATAGTGATGTAATAGCTAAAGATGCTAAGGACAATTTTGGAGATAGAGTCATTATAGTAGATAGACCTGTAGCGATACAAGGGGGAGATGTTTCTATGAATATTATTATTGGCTATGATCTGAATATTCTAGAAGGAGAGCATTTCTTACAAACACATAGTACAAATCCATTATTAAAGTCAGAGACTATTGACAAAGCCATTGAGTCATATTTTGAAGGGCTTAGTGAATATGATTCAGTATTCGGTGTTACAAAAGTTCAAACTAGATTCTATGATAAGGATGCTAACCCTATTAATCATAATCCACAAGAGTTATTAAGAACTCAAGATTTAGAGCCAATGTATGAAGAAAATTCAAATTTTTATATTTTCTCAAAATATTCTTTTAAAAATGCTGGGAAAAAACGAATAGGTATAAAACCACAAATATTCGAGGTTAATAAACTTGAGTCATTAGATATAGACGAACCAGAAGATTTTGTGCTAGCAGAGCTGCTTTATAAAAATAAGGGGCTTATATGA